One segment of Leuconostoc lactis DNA contains the following:
- the ubiE gene encoding bifunctional demethylmenaquinone methyltransferase/2-methoxy-6-polyprenyl-1,4-benzoquinol methylase UbiE, with protein sequence MTQSPKNTDVRALFNTIAPEYDKMNNIISLGTHKLWRQKVMARMTFPEGANIIDLATGTADWALALAEKSDPTAHVTGLDFSEEMLAIGQKKVDVSDYFDKITLVQGDAMALPFDNNTFDIVTIGFGLRNLPDPVLGLQEMYRVLKPGGQLVILETSQPDNPVVKPFWQLYFGQVMPMFGKLFAKGKYQEYKYLDETTEQFMDYRTLGQRLLQVGFEKVTISRFNLGAAAAHYAVK encoded by the coding sequence ATGACACAATCACCAAAAAATACTGATGTGCGGGCACTTTTTAATACGATTGCCCCTGAATATGACAAGATGAATAACATCATCTCACTCGGCACGCATAAGTTGTGGCGCCAAAAAGTAATGGCACGGATGACCTTTCCAGAAGGCGCAAATATTATTGATCTAGCGACTGGAACCGCTGACTGGGCGTTAGCTTTGGCGGAAAAAAGTGATCCAACTGCCCATGTGACAGGCCTTGATTTTAGTGAGGAAATGTTGGCAATTGGGCAAAAGAAAGTCGACGTCAGTGATTATTTTGATAAAATCACGTTAGTGCAAGGGGATGCAATGGCCTTGCCGTTTGACAACAATACGTTTGATATTGTGACGATTGGCTTTGGTCTGCGAAACTTACCTGATCCAGTGCTTGGTTTGCAGGAAATGTATCGTGTCCTTAAGCCAGGGGGGCAGTTGGTGATTTTAGAGACGTCACAACCTGATAACCCAGTGGTGAAGCCGTTCTGGCAATTGTATTTTGGCCAGGTGATGCCAATGTTTGGTAAGTTATTTGCTAAAGGGAAGTATCAAGAGTACAAGTACCTGGATGAGACCACCGAACAGTTCATGGATTATCGCACGTTAGGACAACGGTTATTACAGGTGGGATTTGAAAAGGTCACGATTTCACGTTTTAATCTTGGCGCTGCTGCTGCGCATTATGCCGTGAAATAA